The Plectropomus leopardus isolate mb chromosome 22, YSFRI_Pleo_2.0, whole genome shotgun sequence genome includes a window with the following:
- the LOC121961194 gene encoding tetraspanin-7-like, whose translation MSSALPYNSLSARPSPSRQALDWECQQLAVRRLSSPRSLDLLSPPPLPRRPSAIPGYLLTTHQDQEEQLQNRQQRLSLSVCSEASLAPPAPPPVGAAPPCCRPVGVMHLLRLGLLAFSCLFWAAGLAIFTLGVWAQISLADFMLLSSNRYPNAPLILLATGAAITTWGFLGCLGVAANLPCVLRAYGFFQLAALVAGLAAGLSGLFYREDIAGGFRSGLQRAVAGYTEDEGRADALDSLQRALECCGAEGWRDWLSSDWAIQHMTFLPNENGTSVSLPDSCCVRRKGCKNRPLLSDDVEGVEAAGIHPHGCFRKVFSLVNDNVFHIAATVLGLAFTQIGGIALACLLANKLAPRQHRRVVAH comes from the coding sequence ATGAGCTCTGCACTGCCTTACAACTCGCTGTCAGCTCGGCCGAGTCCCAGCAGACAAGCTTTGGACTGGGAGTGCCAACAGCTGGCTGTACGTCGACTCTCCTCGCCGCGGAGTCTCGACCTgctctctccacctcctcttcctcgtcgACCCTCTGCGATACCTGGTTACCTGCTGACGACCCACCAAGACCAGGAGGAGCAGCTCCAAAACCGGCAGCAGCGCCTTTCCTTGTCGGTGTGCTCAGAGGCATCGCTGGCGCCCCCTGCACCTCCACCTGTGGGCGCTGCCCCACCCTGCTGCCGCCCAGTAGGAGTCATGCACCTCCTGCGCCTGGGTCTGCTGGCCTTCAGCTGCCTCTTCTGGGCAGCCGGTTTGGCCATCTTCACCCTGGGTGTGTGGGCACAGATTTCACTGGCAGACTTCATGCTGCTGTCTTCCAACCGCTACCCCAACGCCCCGCTCATCCTTCTGGCCACAGGGGCGGCCATCACCACTTGGGGCTTCCTGGGTTGTCTCGGGGTGGCTGCAAACCTGCCCTGTGTTCTCCGGGCGTATGGGTTCTTCCAACTTGCTGCTCTTGTAGCGGGTTTAGCCGCTGGACTCTCAGGTCTCTTCTATCGTGAAGACATTGCCGGAGGATTTCGCAGCGGCTTACAGCGAGCGGTGGCCGGCTACACCGAGGACGAAGGCCGTGCCGATGCATTAGACAGCTTGCAGAGGGCCCTGGAGTGCTGCGGAGCTGAAGGTTGGCGTGACTGGCTTTCTTCAGACTGGGCTATCCAGCATATGACCTTTCTGCCCAATGAGAACGGCACCTCGGTGTCCCTGCCGGACAGCTGCTGCGTCAGGCGCAAGGGTTGCAAGAATCGACCTCTTCTGTCAGATGATGTTGAAGGAGTGGAAGCTGCAGGAATCCATCCACACGGCTGCTTCCGCAAAGTCTTCAGCTTGGTCAACGACAACGTCTTCCACATTGCCGCCACTGTGTTGGGATTGGCCTTCACCCAGATCGGAGGCATTGCCCTGGCCTGTCTGCTGGCCAACAAACTGGCGCCAAGACAACATCGACGTGTGGTGGCACATTAA